The Chrysemys picta bellii isolate R12L10 chromosome 3, ASM1138683v2, whole genome shotgun sequence DNA window TGGGCTTTTTATGAACTCTAGCAACTATATTTTTGTAAGATACAAACcagcaaagaaaataaattaatatcaCACACACAGTTCTGGCCCTTGAGTTTGTTTGGAAACTTGTAGCTGCCAGCACTCTGCTAGGATTCCAGCATGTTGCCTCCAGGAAAATCTACATTTTGAACAGTCTTTGGTCCCTAGAGGCTAGGCTAAAGAAGACAGGGATAAGGGCACCACAGAGAGAATGTATTCAGTTTCAGGGAGGCAGGCACTAACTCAGTACTGTGAAGTGgtcttgttttggttttttttgctggcATCACCAGCTTACACTGACAATGATGCCCTACAGAGAGTAAGTAGAAAACACGCAGGGAACATGGTCAGGGAAAACAGACAGAAGATTGTTACTGAATTTACATTTTACAGGTCTGGTTTATAGGGACTATATGGACCTTATCCACATGGTGAGGGGCTGTAGGATCCAGAATAAGGCCTGATATGCATTGGAAACTGAATTAATGGCGACAGCTATAGCACATGGCCTGCACTGAAAGCACTCGAATAGAGACAACAAATAGTTAAAAGTCACTTGGATTCCGTTGGAACTGCAAGACTCTACTCCAGCTGTCTGTTCAACACGGTGGAAGCACTTGGTTACCTCCACCATACATAAGATTCCGCAACATAGATTACTTCATTTTTATGAGATCCGCAACACCAAAGGTTTTTATAGTCTTGCACTATTTGGCAAACTGCATTAGACCATTGTCAGGTGGCTCTCAGCTATACCACTAAATGCAAGACATTGTAAGCATGGATATGATAAGCAGTTTTTCCATTTTCAGAGCAGCAAGGTTTATCTAAACAGATGGGCTCTCTTATATAGCTGACACAAGCACTTGGGAACCATCGGGATAGGCTCTATCTATGAATATTCAGTCAGTCAAGCAGCAGAAAGAGAGCTCAGTGTTGGTGGTTTCCTTAGAATATCCCTTCTCTGTAACAACCTATTGCAAAGCCATTTTTGTACCCTGTTTGAAATACTAGCACCTTCTAGTGTCCCCTCCAGGAAAATCTCCTATGTTGTTCCATACTCAAAGAGCAACTGTGTATTTTCAATCTGAATGATCTTTCTCTTTAGTCAAATGGAAAACTACAAAATAAGTATAGTCCCACAAGGGATGTCACCTCTATAACAAGCTACAttgaaactgaaaacaaaatggctgctgccTCCATGAAGAGCAGATTTCTAGAAATTTAAAGGTGTCTGACAACACAGACACAACAGGTACATAGCTACATATAAAACACCGTCAAAATAGGGCCTGGATTATTCCCAGATGTACCCTCCTGCACCTGCTTAAACATTCTATGAGACATTAGCAAAGATCTCATCCTACTCTACCATCTTCTCTTGAGCAGTGAAGGAAGATAGGTGACACTGCTCCAGGACCTCATCCTTGGAAGGGGACAGAATTGGCGCTGGCTGTActgtgagggagggaagagaagcctGACTTACACCATTCATTAAACAGTGACACTGCTTCAGTACCTAGTCTCATATAAAGGATACACCAGTGTATCAATGTATATAAAAGCTCCAAGCTGTACCCAATCCTAGAGAGACTCAATCTCCCCAACTCTGGATTTAAAATTATCAGAATCCACACACTATGTTTTTCCCCCCAGACTGAGTCTTGTGCAGTTTCTGCATATATTCTTTTCCAGTAGTTAGAAGTTTGGCCAAAATAGTGATTCTCAAATTGGAATTTGATCGCGGTAGATATTTCATCTCTGATGGCACAACATTTCTATGGCTTTCCGATGGCTTTTACCTGATGTGACCATGACAAGATGCAGGCATCACAGGCTGCCTTCATAATACAGCAGTTTCTAAAGCTGGTACACCCGTTGTAGTTTCAAGAATTTTAACAAGAGGCTTGATCTATACAACTGTCCTCCCATACAGACGACCATGGAATTTCCTGAGTCTGAATATAGTGGGCACCTTTCAAATCTTCACATTTATTGTTCACAGTGTTTAAATTACAGCCCAGTAATTGTGGCATACTCTATTCTAAATTCAGTATAGGGAATATTGTGGCCGTTGTGGCAGAGGTAAATCTGCTGACTTTTTGGACCCATCTGCCATTGCATTACATGTTTAAAGGTCTTCTTCACTTGCTATTAAAACATACAAATACCTTTGCAGATATGAGTAACTTCTTGGTTTGTTCAAACGCCCTATTATATTCTCCACTCCAAACCCAAGAACATTCTCCATTGTACCATCTGATTTACTACAAAGACAGATTAGGACAAAACTGTCCACAACAATTAACCAGTGCTAAAAACCTACTCAGATCTATGCTATTTAAACACAGTTACTTTGGACACATCTTAAATTGTTTCTGGATGAGGCTTAAGGGTTCCACATCAGTCATATGACCCAATGAAATCATTGGGACTGAAAAAGGGCGCATTTCTCCTTTTCCACCGCTAGTCCGCAGTATTGAGCTGTTGCAGTAAAGATTCCAGGGTTCTCAAAAGAGCTTCTATATTTTCACCTGTAATGAGTATGTCACTCAGActgtagatcaggggtaggcaacctatggcatgtgtgccaaagcgGCACTCaatctgattttcagtggcactcacacggcccaggtcctggccaccggtccagggggctctgcattttaatttaattttaaatgaagcttcttaaacattttaaaagccttatttactttacatacaacaatagtttagttatatattatagacttatagaaagagaccttctaaaaatggtataatgtattactggcccacaaaaccttaaattagggtgactaaatgaagactcggcacaccacttctgaaaggttgccgactcctagTGTAGATCATTTCACTAAAATCTTGTAATATTTGGTACATTATACACACTGAAATATAGTTGCAGTGATAATCATTGCAGGGGGAATAgtatttccctctctctctctcacacacacacacacacacacacacacacacacacacacacacacacacacacacacaccattttggATATTTATGGCAAGATCATTTCAAGACTCTTGCTTGAGTGCCACCTGCTGGTAAATTTGAGAAATGTAGTTTGGTGAACCTTCATCCGCTTGTTAATGGCACAAACCAATCTAGGTTTTCAGGTCTACATCCAACGAGGTGTTCCCAGTGACTTTGTAGCCTCTGGAAACATGGCCATTGCCATCCTGTTTCATAAAACATACAACAGGTCAAATTCAGTCCTTGTATAAGTGGGTGTACCTCAATTAAAGTAAAAAAGATCCTTACGCTATGCATAAATTTGGCCCAGTGGACTCTGCTCATTCAGAAAAATCTACAGAGAatagaaagacaaggtgagtgaagtaatatttttattggaccaactgctgttggtaagagtgacaagctttcgagctacacagagctcctgcttatgtctctcaccaacagcagttggtccaatcgataaaagatattacctcacccatcttgtctctctaatatcctgggactgacatggctacaacaacactgcatacagagaATAGGGCAGACTGGCTATCCAGTTGCTCTAATTTTGTAAAACAGCCTCTTATGTATCACAGAATGTTGGCACAGCAGCCGCAGCCACACATAATTCAGCCCTCATGCCTTTCTCAGACATAGGGTGCACACACATCAGTATATTTTATGTAAGCTTTCCAGTACATTGGCTACTTTATTTACCCTGGGGCAATTTAGAAGTAAGTGCTTTAACCAGTTAAAACCAAACAATGAGGGACATAACCCGTCATTACACTGAGGTCCAAATTATACCATTTACATTTTACTGTGATTGGCCCCCAAATTTTTCTTTGTATCTACAGGTTTTAAGTGTACATGGTCTTAATTACAACAGTACCTGAATTAATCTTTCATTACATAGGCTGTTAAAGAAACTGAAGGCCATTCATTTTAGCTACATGATCATTTATCAGCAATTGAACACACAAAGGCAATAAAGCATTTTTGCAGTTCTGAACAGGGTATTGTTTACACATGTCTGACAACCCCGGTGCTGTTGTGACATACTTTGCTTTGCTCCAAGATTCTCTCTTGCAATTGCTGTGCTGGTTACTGATGTGAAAGGCTTGCTCCTTGGCAAGTTCTCACAACATGCCATAGATGGCCACAATTGCAGCCGTGTACACAGCAATGATCTAATGGAAGAAGAATGTTCTTAGGGTTTAGGTATCCAAGTGAGATTTATGAGATCTTGGTTCAGTTCTTGACTCTGAGCCAGACTTCTTATGTGACCtttagcaagtcacttagggtggGATCCATGAAGACACTCAAGCGTTGTAACGCTTACAGTTGTGGCATCTAGAAAATCCCCGCAACAACACTGTAATCCATTACCCTGAGCTAGGTGCCTAGgcttcctatacaatgaatggggagagatgggtGCCTAAGAatgtgattcacaaaagccagcacacttgGCCAGGAGCTACCTCTGCTAACCAATGGGAGGTGCTGAGAAGAGGGGTGTGCGCTAAACCCTGACCCCTCACAGCGTCAGGCAACTAGCAATGCACAAATGGGAACTTGGCCACAGGAGTCCAGCAGCTAAGGTGTCCCATGTAGGACCAAGTTATGAGCTCCATACAAAATGGGTCTCAAactgtaactgtaaatggggaatagtCATCGAGTGGGtctgtttctagtgggatcctggatcagttcttggccctatgatatttaacttttttctcaatgaaagaaaacaaaatcctcactaataaagtttgcagataatacaaaaattgggagagtggtcAAAATAAAGAGGGCATCTCACCAGAGGTGACACATGGGGCGGTCATGTGCGCCCCTCTTTACAATGTGACAcataccacccccacccccagtatcAGCAGATATGCGTTACCTCCACAGGTCGCTAACTCAGAACAATAtggatcgcttggtaaattgGGCACTAGCAAAGCatgtgtgttttaatacggctaaatgtaaatgGAACAAAGAAGAGAGGTGatacttacagaatgggagactctatcctgggaaacagtgactctgaaaaagatttgggggtcatggtggataatcagctgaacatgaactcccagtgtgactctgtggccaaaagagctaatgcattCTTGAGGCATAAAGaggagaatctcaagtaggaatagagaagttattttcctctgtatttggcactggtgtgactgttgCTGAAATattgtgcccacaattcaagaaggatgttgatacattggaaagggttcagagaagagccacgagactGATTaaagcaggggtgtcaaactcaattgcacagggggccaaaactcaaaactcgcgggccgaacagtataaccatttatttaacagactaaatatttatgttttttaaccattaatatgaaccaaaatacaggatatcattccaaaataaatacatttcaacttaaaatattttgctcttcataaaaaaatatcctgtcaatacaatacattcaaaatctgtacatgctggaatattaaaaaatctgaaaatataaataaaaaattgaatttaaagcaaaagtataatcataacaaatcataacattccattttcttgtcctatttagtcagagcctgatacttggagtcttttctttgcaacaagttcgtttatgtttggggttaggttctgtgttgtgaagattctcaggatcgattgcaggtgttcatcagtgaggcgactcctgtgtgacgttttgttaattttcatcacagagaacagctgctcgcacagatatgtgctgccaaacatggacaggattcgagccgcatgttggcggagctgcggcatcgcttcaggaatgaagcgagtgaactgtgctggccccgcagtgtcgtactttgccttcagtgtcccgttacattgcagttctatcagctccatctgcatttctacaggtgcggtttccacatcgactgcaaatgggttgcgaagcagctcgaagttacttttctgtgcctcaaagtcactgaagcgccgtgcgaactcagtgcgcagcgcgctgagtttttcagcaaaggtggcatttgggaaaactgtggcactttcttggttccgtattacttggcaacagggaaagtgagacaagttgcattggtgcatttgtgtctcccataagcgcagcttcacttgaaatgccttcactgcatcatgcatatcggttattatgtgctcccgtccctggagttgaaggtttaaagcgctaagatgcgacgttatgtcagccaggaacgccaactcacatttccacttttcatcccgcagaactgtgcagtctttccccttactgtccatgaactggcagatttcctctcgcagctcaaagtgtcttttgagaacttttccccgacttagccaccggacctccgtatgatatggcatatcgccaaactcgctatctatttcccgcagaaaagactggaattggcggtgatttaaaccgtgggctctgataaagttgacggtttgtgttacagtgttcatcacatgatccatttttaggactttagcactcagcgattcctggtgtatgatgcagtgatacactgtcaactcaccggcacagttctcctcccgcatctttgagcgcatccttcccaccagtccatttttttcaccacacatagcaggtgcgccatctgttgtaagtccaacgagtttttcccacggcagtttcatgtcggttacactttgaaatacatttccaaagatgtcttctcctttcgttgtcccgtgcatcgatttaatgtccagtatttcctctgttacgcacaaattggaatccacaccacggataaatatcgccagctgtgcagtgtcagtcgcgtcagtagtttcatccacggcaagggagtatgcaacaaaatcttttgctctttcaatcaactgtgttttcaaatcagtcgccatctcacaaacccgattagcaacagtgtttctgctgaggcttacatttgcaaacgctcgcgttttatctggacaaaggacgtcgcacactttcatcatacaattctttacgaattccccctcggtaaacggccgtcctgatttggcgatctcttcggccacaatgaaacttgctttcacagcagcttcactttgtgattttgctttggtgaaaaacgtctgctgggatgtcaaattcttcttcaactcctctaccttttgtagcttctgtcctgcgctcaggtttttgaatttgttctcatgtttcgtctcgtagtgccgtcttaggttatactccttcattacagcgatattactcccgcaaaggagacacactggtttacctgcaatttcagtaaacatatactcattctcccaccggctttgaaagcctcggttttcagaatcaatttttctcttggccattgttggggtctagctttgatttgatattagcgttgtatacatcaacagaccgcgaacttgaaccgcggcttgccgttggcggcaattgcactgcatcatgggatttgtagtgtgtgttattggggcgtcatatcacagggccattaaaaacagatatataaaacgatttcgcgggccggatataattgtatggcgggccggatgtggcccgcgggccttgagtttgacacatgtggattaaaggattagaaaatatgccttttggtgatagactcaaggagctcaatctatttagcttaaagaaAAGGTCaaggggatggagctcggctgttctcagtggtggcagatgacagaacaagaagcaacggtctcaagttgcagtgggggaggtctaggttggatattaggaaacactatttcactaggagagtggtgaagcaatagaaggggaggtggtggaatctccatccttagaggtttttaaggcccggcttgacaaagccttggctgggatgatttagttggtgttggtccggctttgagcaggggattggactagatgaccccctccggtctcttccaaccctaatcttctatgattttatgaagctgaagttagacaaatttagactggaaataagtcaAAATTTTAATGGAGaaagtaattaacaattggaacaatttaccatggttcatggtggattcttcatccttaatttttaaatcaagatgggatgtttttcttaaatatatgctctaggaattattttggggaatttcTATAGagtgtgctatacaggaggtcagattagattatcataatggtcccttatggccttagAATCTACAAAACCTTGGACATAGAAAATTTTAAACCAAGGAGACAAAGTATACTATTTGTAAACTGTTGAAGTATGACCCACCTCTACCAATTCACCTGGTCCAATGGATTGGGCACAGAGCTGGAAGTCAAAGGAGCTGAGTTTTACTCCTAACTTAAACACCAACTGGCTATGTAATCTTAAGCAACAACAACATGATAAactgctctgggcctcagttttcccatctgtaaaatagggatagttGTTACTTTTTGATCTTCGTAGAGCAGTTTGCGATTTCAGAATGAAAAGGACTAAAAGAAACGCAAAGTATAATACCCTGGTCAAGAGATAAAGTGTTTGCCCATGGTGTAAACACGGAGATACAGAGTACAGCTAAAATGggacaattatttttttctttatttcaaatGAAGAGAAGACAGACCTTGTCCTTCAGTGAAGCTTCCCAAAAGTCAAATGTTTATAATTTCATCTGAGTATTAGAGTGACGCTAGCCAGCCTTTAAAATTTTGCCACGAGAGGGCACCACCCACTGCAAATGAGAGTTAAGAAGTCTGGACATTTTGTCACACCACAGCAATAAATCAAAGTGTCAGGACTTGAGGTGGAAGTTTCAAATGCTGAATAACTAATTTTTCTTccaatttgtttgttttggtaggTTCACGTTTAGAGAATGAGAACCAGAATTGTAATACATCTGTGTCCCCATCTGAGTGTGGTGGGAACATGCTGGGCGTCCTGTGCAATAGACGTGTGTTTCGTGTACACACACATCACAGTGTTTTATATTGACTGTAATATGTGGAATAGGCCACTATTATATCAATTCACATTCACAAATAACTTTGCTGAAAAAGAGTTAAGGTTGAATGTTCATTTTTAGTTACATCCAACTTGTATCCAAAAGATTTCTTGACAAAAATcctgtgcctttaaaaaaaaaaaaaaaaaaaggcaagatgACACATGATCTGAAAGTGAGGAGTTAAGGCATCCAGCCACAACCCTGTTGCTATACAATTCTCCATTGTTAAGGATCACCAACTCTTTCAGGACTGCTAATAAATATAGTAAACAGTACTACACCTTACACTGATTTCTAGGGACCTGAATAGTAACCTCTTTTTGTTCTGGTAACTGGCCTATTCCTAGTCTTTGCTTTCTACTGCTCAAAACATTGTTTATTCCATGGCTGGATTTTACCTCACTCTGGTTGCTATGTTTTCTTAAAAGCTCCTTGTAAAGAACTTCATCCAACTTCTCTTGAAATCTAAATAATTTCTATTCACTGCTTTTGCTTTATCAGCTACTCTGTTAAACCTTTCAAAGACTTCATATAGGTTAGAGAGGTACAAGCTACCACTACAAAAGCTGCACTGCTTTGTCTCTATCATATACAGTGAAAACATATTAATTTGCATAACAGTTATTTTGTCTGGAAGATTTTACTGAAGAGGAAACAAAGAGCTTCTGCTGCTGTTGTGGCATATGACATTCATTATTCTTTGTGCTgtccaagtggggggggggggggaaggagggagccacATAACGTGCACTAGCCCCACAAGCAAATACATTTATGACACACAGGAATAATAGTAAGAGACTGGGCTTTACTTCCTGGGATTAGTCACCTGACATGGATCAGGAACACAAAAGGTTAGCAATCCTGTCTGTTTTAGTGCCTGCGATGTTTAATCTCTATACCAGCGACATTCCAGTCGCATAATCCCATAAAATCATCTATACAGCGGATATTGCACTAGCAATGTAAGCGTCCTCTCTGAAGGCCACAGAAAAAAGGTGATGAACACTGATCTCTGGACACTTGAGACTCATTTCAAAGCTTGGTGGTGGAAACCCAACACTTTGAAAACATTCATCTCTGCTTTGCACTTAAACAACCACGAAGCCAAAGTGCCGTTGAAAGGGAACTTTTGTGGTCTGCCTTTATTTCATGACCACAATCCATGGTACCTTGGACACTGAGCTATCGCCAAAACCTTGACAACACCAAAAAGATGATCAATACAAGGGTTAACGTAATTCAGAAGCTCCTGGGCAAATCATGGGGATGTGATGCATACATATTTTGAAAATCTGTACAAGCCCTGGTTTTGTCCACAGCAGAGTGTTGCACAGCAGTTTGATGCAATAGCTCCCATCCCAATCTCactgacactgaaatcaatgctgcATTCAAGATTATTAACAGCTCTCTCAATACCATGGCTTCCAGTTTTGGCAGGCATCATACCAGCCAACATCAGGCAAGACACTGCTGTGATCCAGGAGTACAATAAGATCATGGCCACTCCAGAGCTACCAATACACCAAGATCTCAATTCACTGCCACTCTCCTGATTCAAATCCAGGAAGCATTCCTGGATCCATGCATCAGTGCTACAGGCCAATGGAAAGAATGCCAGCACTCACTGGCTTGAATCGTGGGCCACTTGTGATGTCCCCAAAGACCTGATTGAAGAGCCAACTAAAGAAATCCAAGGAGTTTGCCTTCCCCATAGGCAGTACAGCGCACGTAGCCACGTTCAGACAACGCACTGAAGGTGTGGATATTTCCTgcacaatgaaaaaaatcaaagaatcACCAAATTGGTATTGTGATGGGACACATCATGGGCAACTGCCCAATTCACACTTACAGTGGCGGTACAAGGGGGATCCACCTAGCTAACCCAGAAGAATTAGAATATCTTTTgaattttaagattaaattataATCCCAACCTGTTGATTTTCAAATGCCAGATGAAAGAAAAGAATCTTGTATCGTGACAGAGGACAGGATTCAGGGGCTGCCATTACATATTCCACCACCTTTTTTGTTTAAACTCATATGCAAATAAAACAACAGCGACCAAAAACCACCACCTCAAAAAACAACACCAATTAATGGACTACACAACTGGAGACATCTCAGATGGAAGTCAGTGTAGAtgatctgaacatatgacagaTGAGAGGCTTATTCTGCCTCCGATTGGACATCTGTCAATAACTCATTGCCAAACCCGATGGCTTCCTGATCACATGACCACTTCTTGTTCCCAAAGCAACAGCTGCGCTCCATAGCTCAGGGGGTTAAAGCAATGGTCAGGAGATACACGGGTCATGGGTGCTAATTTCATGTGTGAGGGGGTAGCCATTTTGGACTCTTCTCACTGGTGGCTTGTCTCCCTTCCACAGTGGCTATAGAGGTGCATCTATAACCTGTGTTGGATGTTGTGCTTTTTCATTTTCAGTTCCTGGGGTGAagggaaatcaatggagttaggcacctgataagattttcagaagtacctagTTGCCTGTttgcatctttaaaaatctggccctaaggtcCTTTTGCCCATGAGTATCTGAAC harbors:
- the LOC135982446 gene encoding general transcription factor II-I repeat domain-containing protein 2A-like; translation: MAKRKIDSENRGFQSRWENEYMFTEIAGKPVCLLCGSNIAVMKEYNLRRHYETKHENKFKNLSAGQKLQKVEELKKNLTSQQTFFTKAKSQSEAAVKASFIVAEEIAKSGRPFTEGEFVKNCMMKVCDVLCPDKTRAFANVSLSRNTVANRVCEMATDLKTQLIERAKDFVAYSLAVDETTDATDTAQLAIFIRGVDSNLCVTEEILDIKSMHGTTKGEDIFGNVFQSVTDMKLPWEKLVGLTTDGAPAMCGEKNGLVGRMRSKMREENCAGELTVYHCIIHQESLSAKVLKMDHVMNTVTQTVNFIRAHGLNHRQFQSFLREIDSEFGDMPYHTEVRWLSRGKVLKRHFELREEICQFMDSKGKDCTVLRDEKWKCELAFLADITSHLSALNLQLQGREHIITDMHDAVKAFQVKLRLWETQMHQCNLSHFPCCQVIRNQESATVFPNATFAEKLSALRTEFARRFSDFEAQKSNFELLRNPFAVDVETAPVEMQMELIELQCNGTLKAKYDTAGPAQFTRFIPEAMPQLRQHAARILSMFGSTYLCEQLFSVMKINKTSHRSRLTDEHLQSILRIFTTQNLTPNINELVAKKRLQVSGSD